A genomic region of bacterium contains the following coding sequences:
- a CDS encoding ABC transporter ATP-binding protein, translated as MNELIKIEGLHLDLLGPPGGTRGRILRGIDLSMMEGEKLALVGESGCGKSMIALSILNLIPRPPMVQSGGRILFKGEGLDGFNEDQWRDLRGKRIGIVFQEPLSSLNPVLTVGDQLVEGLIAHHQAGPEEARTKALGLLREVGLPDPDRIFGHYPHQLSGGMCQRVMIAMAVSCKPELLIADEPTTALDVTVQAQILDLLAQMTRVHRMAVLLITHDLRIARDFSDRVAILYCGKVVEMGPAKVLFERPAHPYTQGLLDAIPKVDKTGEELGWIPGTLPSPYDSLTGCAFAERCPRADERCRKTEPGWIEVEKGHSALCFYPSKG; from the coding sequence ATGAATGAGCTGATCAAGATAGAGGGTCTTCACCTTGACCTCCTGGGTCCGCCCGGTGGGACAAGAGGCAGGATCCTGCGCGGGATCGACCTTTCCATGATGGAAGGGGAAAAATTGGCCCTGGTGGGGGAATCGGGATGCGGCAAGAGCATGATCGCCCTTTCGATCCTGAACCTCATTCCCCGTCCTCCCATGGTCCAGTCCGGGGGTAGGATCTTGTTTAAGGGCGAAGGACTGGATGGGTTCAATGAAGACCAATGGAGGGACCTGCGCGGCAAAAGGATCGGGATCGTTTTTCAGGAACCCCTGAGTTCCTTGAATCCGGTCCTGACCGTTGGGGATCAATTGGTGGAAGGTCTGATCGCCCATCATCAAGCGGGTCCGGAGGAAGCCCGGACGAAGGCTTTGGGACTCTTGAGGGAAGTGGGTCTTCCGGACCCTGACCGGATCTTCGGTCATTATCCTCACCAGTTATCCGGTGGGATGTGCCAAAGGGTCATGATCGCCATGGCTGTTTCCTGCAAGCCCGAGCTTCTTATCGCCGACGAGCCCACGACCGCCTTGGATGTGACCGTCCAAGCTCAGATCCTGGATCTCCTGGCTCAAATGACGAGGGTCCATCGGATGGCCGTCCTGCTGATCACCCATGACCTCCGGATCGCTAGGGATTTCAGTGATCGTGTGGCCATCCTTTATTGCGGGAAAGTGGTCGAGATGGGTCCGGCGAAGGTCCTTTTTGAACGTCCGGCCCATCCCTATACCCAGGGATTGCTGGACGCCATTCCGAAGGTCGATAAGACGGGCGAGGAGTTGGGATGGATCCCCGGGACCTTGCCGTCCCCGTATGATTCCTTGACAGGTTGCGCTTTCGCGGAGCGGTGCCCCAGAGCGGACGAACGTTGTCGGAAAACCGAACCCGGATGGATCGAGGTCGAGAAAGGACATTCTGCCCTATGCTTCTATCCGTCCAAGGGCTGA